CGAAGTCGACGGTCACGCCGACCGCGACGACGTGCGGGGTGCCGTCCGGGCGGACCGTGGTCAGCGTGGCCAGCCGTCGCTCGGTCCAGAACGCGCGGAAGTCCGGGCCGCGGCCGTCGAGGTCGATCTTCATGGTGCCCACGCTAGTCCGTCCGGGTGCCCGGGCCGCGGGAGGACCCACGCACGGTGATAGTAAGGAAAGTTTCCTAACAGTCTTGACCTGGTCTTGAACCTTCTGTCAGGCTCTGATCACCTTCGCCGCAGTCAACGATGTCTTACGGAGGAGCCATGAAGAGAGTCGTCCGCGCGGTGGTGGTTTCGGCCGCGCTCGCCGCGGGGCTGCTGAGCGTGCCGACGGCCGCGTCCGCGGCCGGCACGCCGTACGTGCCGGGAACGCTGCGGCCTTCCGTCTCGCAGGCCACGCAGGATGCCGCGGTGCAGAAGTACTACGACTTCTGGAAGAAGAACTTCCTGACGACCAAGTGCGGCAGCGGCACCTACGCCGTGCTGTCCAAGGACGCCGACCACTCCTTCGTCGCCGAGGGCGAGGGCTACGGCATGACGATCTCGGCGATGATGGCGGACAAGGACCCGCAGGCGCGCTCGATCGTCGACGGGATCCTGAAGTTCGTGAAGGCGCACCCGTCGGTCAACAACAAGGACCTCCACGCGGCCGAGCAGGATTCGAAGTGCAAGAGCGTCAACGGCAGCGACTCCGCCACCGACGGCGACCTCGAAATCGCCTACGGCCTGTTGATCGCGGACAAGAAGTGGGGCAGTGCCGGGTCCGTCGACTACAAGGCCGAAGCCGTCCGGATCATCAACGCGATCAAGAAGAGCGAGGTGAGCGGCTCGACGAAGTTCACCGCGCTCGGCGACTGGGGCATCGACGACTCGAAGTACAAGAACAGCTCGCGCTCGTCGGACTGGATGCCGGGCCACCTGCGCGCGTTCGCCGCGGCGACGGGTGACAGCTTCTGGGACTCCGTCCGCACCCGCGCGGAGACGGCGGTGAGCCAGCTGCAGTCGTCGTACGCGCCGAACACCGGGCTACTGCCGGACTTCGTGGTCAACACGAACTCGACGCCCAAGCCGGCGCCGTCGAACTTCCTCGAGGGCCCGTACGACGGCAAGTACAGCTGGAACGCCTGCCGCGACCCGTGGCGTCTCGGCGCGGACGCGATCTCGGCTTCGGGCAGTGCGGCGGTGTCGCAGGTCCGCAAGATGAACACGTGGATCAAGTCGGCCACGGGCGGCGACCCGGCGAAGATCCAGAGCGGCTACTCGCTGGCGGGCTCGAAGACCGAAAGCGGTCAGCACCCGTGCTTCACGGCCCCGTTCGCGGTGGCGGCGATGACGGACCCGGGCAGTCAGGCGTGGCTGGACAAGCTGTGGACGGCGATCTCGACGTGGTCCCCGGACGCGACGGACTACTACGGAACAGGCATCACGGTCCAGGTCCTGCTCATCCTGACCGGCAACTACGTGGCCGCGTAGGGCAAAGTTCGTGAAGGCCACCTTGAGGAACTACAAGTTCCTCAAGGTGGCCTTCACGAACATCGGAAAAGAGTGTGCCCGGCGGGCTCAGCTGGGTTCGCGCAGTGGGAGCCCCGCGGCGCGGTAGATCTCGTCGATCACCGTCATCGTCTCCACCGCGTCCGCCGCCGACGTCTTGACCGGCTCGCCCTTCAGCACCGCCGCCGCGAACGCGTCCAGCTGGTACGCGTACGACGCCCGGCGCGGGAACTTCTCCGTGCGCCGCGTTTCGCCGACCCGGACGGAAAGCCGGTGGTAGGCCTGCGGGCCCACCGGGTTCAGCACCGCCAGCGAGCCGCGTGAGCCGATCACCTTCGCGCTGATCTTGAGCAGCGAGGACGACCACATCGAGCACTCGATCCGGCCCGTGTGGCCGGACGGGTACGCGAGCTCCGCCGTCATCGCCCGGTCGACCCGGGGTGAGCGCAGCTTCGCCGAAGCCGAAACGACCGAAGGGGTCTCGCCGCCGAAGATGCGGGCCATGTGGACCGCGTAGCAGCCCGCGTCCATCGTCGCGCCGCCCGCCAGGTCGTAGTTGTAGCGGATGTCCGAGAACTTGGGCAGCGGGAAGCACAACGCGGTCTCGACCCGCTGAAGCGAACCCAGCTCGCCCGACGCCACGATCTCCTCGACCCGCAGGGATAGGGGGTGGTAGCGGTAGTGGAACGCCTCCATCACCACGCGGTCCGAACCGGCGGCCAAGCCGGCGATCTCCCGCGCCTCCGCCGCGTTGGCCGTGAACGGCTTCTCGCACAGCACGTGCTTGCCCGCCTCGAGAGCGGCCCGGGTCCAGCGTCCGTGCAGGCCGTTCGGCAGTGGGTTGTAGACCGCGTCGATGTCCGGGTCGGCGAGCAGTGCTTCGTAGGACGAATGCACCCGTGGCACGCCGTGCTTGGTCGCAAACGCTTGCGCCCGCTCCGGGGACCGGGCCGCGACGGCCACGACCTCGACGTCGGCGTTCGATGCGGCGGGCTTGATCAAGGCAGCGGGGGCGATGCGAGCCGCCCCCAGGACGCCGATCCGCAGGCTCATGGCGCGAAGTTAGCACCGAATCGCGATTTCAACACATGGTTGACCTCTTCAACACTGAGTTGTAGCGTTCCGGCCAGTCGAACTGTGGAGGTCCGTTATGTCCCGTTCTCGTGTTGTGCAGGCGGGAGTGTTGCTCGCGAGCG
This window of the Amycolatopsis balhimycina FH 1894 genome carries:
- a CDS encoding glycosyl hydrolase family 8 — translated: MKRVVRAVVVSAALAAGLLSVPTAASAAGTPYVPGTLRPSVSQATQDAAVQKYYDFWKKNFLTTKCGSGTYAVLSKDADHSFVAEGEGYGMTISAMMADKDPQARSIVDGILKFVKAHPSVNNKDLHAAEQDSKCKSVNGSDSATDGDLEIAYGLLIADKKWGSAGSVDYKAEAVRIINAIKKSEVSGSTKFTALGDWGIDDSKYKNSSRSSDWMPGHLRAFAAATGDSFWDSVRTRAETAVSQLQSSYAPNTGLLPDFVVNTNSTPKPAPSNFLEGPYDGKYSWNACRDPWRLGADAISASGSAAVSQVRKMNTWIKSATGGDPAKIQSGYSLAGSKTESGQHPCFTAPFAVAAMTDPGSQAWLDKLWTAISTWSPDATDYYGTGITVQVLLILTGNYVAA
- a CDS encoding Gfo/Idh/MocA family protein → MSLRIGVLGAARIAPAALIKPAASNADVEVVAVAARSPERAQAFATKHGVPRVHSSYEALLADPDIDAVYNPLPNGLHGRWTRAALEAGKHVLCEKPFTANAAEAREIAGLAAGSDRVVMEAFHYRYHPLSLRVEEIVASGELGSLQRVETALCFPLPKFSDIRYNYDLAGGATMDAGCYAVHMARIFGGETPSVVSASAKLRSPRVDRAMTAELAYPSGHTGRIECSMWSSSLLKISAKVIGSRGSLAVLNPVGPQAYHRLSVRVGETRRTEKFPRRASYAYQLDAFAAAVLKGEPVKTSAADAVETMTVIDEIYRAAGLPLREPS